In one Musa acuminata AAA Group cultivar baxijiao chromosome BXJ2-5, Cavendish_Baxijiao_AAA, whole genome shotgun sequence genomic region, the following are encoded:
- the LOC135584686 gene encoding inactive leucine-rich repeat receptor-like protein kinase CORYNE: MESQNPSRTLAVKTLLLLAFLVFQAPESTLSQALHSEPTLFHSPAPSPPSRTPKFPHNPRLRRILLGALFGSLTGFVASIIILLLVRLLLLYACRAPILKGPVVFCPSISPKTLQSLLSTDAQSMQLIGSSLNGKYYRVVLDDDELTMAVKRLEPSPSSGSPPVNSNSQKRRVQHELEMLARVKHRNVMSLRAYIRDQDRFWLVYDYIPGGSLEDAMARVRSQQLTLGWDARLRIAVGIAKGLRYLHFECSRRILHYGLKPSNVMLDEGFEPRLGDFGLAMLENSRLDIPSTATHYVAPECFQSCRYTDKSDVYSFGVILGVLFTGKDPSYPFFAGETGRGSLGRWLRHLQQAGEAREALDKGILGEEMEEEEMLMAIRIAIVCLSDLPADRPSSDELVAMLTQLHSF, translated from the exons ATGGAGAGCCAAAACCCTAGTAGAACCCTTGCCGTCAAGACCCTCCTCTTGCTTGCCTTCCTTGTGTTCCAAGCCCCAGAGAGCACCCTCTCCCAAGCCCTCCATTCTGAGCCCACCCTCTTCCATTCCCCAGCACCTTCTCCCCCTTCCAGGACTCCCAAATTTCCCCATAATCCTCGCCTTCGTCGAATCCTCCTCGGCGCTCTCTTTGGCTCCCTCACCGGCTTTGTCGCCTCCATCATCATCCTGCTCCTGGTTCGCCTTCTCCTCCTGTATGCCTGTCGGGCACCGATTCTCAAAGGCCCCGTCGTGTTCTGCCCCTCCATCTCCCCCAAAACACTGCAGTCTCTGCTCTCAACCGATGCCCAATCGATGCAGTTGATCGGGTCGAGCCTCAACGGAAAGTACTACCGGGTCGTCCTGGATGACGACGAGCTGACCATGGCGGTGAAGAGGCTCGAACCGAGCCCCTCCAGTGGATCTCCGCCTGTGAACTCCAACTCCCAGAAGAGAAGAGTGCAGCATGAGCTGGAAATGCTGGCGAGGGTGAAGCACCGGAACGTCATGAGCTTGAGGGCCTACATCCGTGATCAAGATCGGTTCTGGCTGGTGTACGACTACATCCCCGGTGGAAGCCTGGAGGACGCGATGGCGCGGGTGCGCTCACAGCAGCTGACGCTTGGATGGGACGCGAGGCTTCGGATTGCAGTTGGAATTGCAAAGGGATTAAGGTATCTCCACTTTGAATGCAGCCGGAGGATTCTGCATTACGGTCTGAAGCCATCGAATGTGATGCTCGACGAAGGGTTCGAGCCAAGATTAGGGGATTTCGGATTGGCGATGCTGGAAAACTCTCGGCTGGATATACCGAGCACCGCCACTCACTATGTCGCTCCCGAGTGTTTTCAGAGTTGCAG GTACACAGACAAGAGTGATGTCTATAGTTTCGGGGTGATCCTAGGCGTTCTTTTCACGGGAAAAGACCCGTCCTATCCGTTCTTTGCAGGAGAGACAGGGAGAGGCAGCTTGGGCCGATGGCTCAGGCACTTGCAGCAAGCTGGAGAGGCTCGGGAAGCATTGGATAAAGGCATCCTAGGGGAGGAGATGGAAGAAGAGGAGATGCTGATGGCAATCAGAATCGCTATTGTATGCCTGTCAGACTTGCCGGCTGACCGACCATCGAGCGATGAGCTGGTGGCAATGCTTACCCAACTCCATAGCTTCTGA